Proteins encoded within one genomic window of Episyrphus balteatus chromosome 1, idEpiBalt1.1, whole genome shotgun sequence:
- the LOC129918798 gene encoding tubulin beta-1 chain produces the protein MREIVHIQAGQCGNQIGAKFWEIISDEHGIDATGAYHGDSDLQLERINVYYNEASGGKYVPRAVLVDLEPGTMDSVRSGPFGQIFRPDNFVFGQSGAGNNWAKGHYTEGAELVDSVLDVVRKEAESCDCLQGFQLTHSLGGGTGSGMGTLLISKIREEYPDRIMNTYSVVPSPKVSDTVVEPYNATLSVHQLVENTDETYCIDNEALYDICFRTLKLTTPTYGDLNHLVSLTMSGVTTCLRFPGQLNADLRKLAVNMVPFPRLHFFMPGFAPLTSRGSQQYRALTVPELTQQMFDAKNMMAACDPRHGRYLTVAAIFRGRMSMKEVDEQMLNIQNKNSSYFVEWIPNNVKTAVCDIPPRGLKMSATFIGNSTAIQELFKRISEQFTAMFRRKAFLHWYTGEGMDEMEFTEAESNMNDLVSEYQQYQEATADEDAEFEEEQEAEVDEN, from the coding sequence TTTTGGGAAATTATCTCCGATGAGCATGGAATTGATGCTACAGGCGCATATCATGGTGATAGTGATTTGCAATTGGAGCGCATCAATGTCTATTACAATGAGGCATCTGGTGGCAAATATGTTCCACGTGCCGTTCTCGTCGATTTAGAACCCGGCACCATGGACTCTGTGCGATCAGGTCCATTTGGACAAATTTTCCGCCCCGATAACTTTGTCTTTGGACAATCTGGTGCCGGAAACAACTGGGCCAAGGGTCATTACACAGAAGGTGCCGAATTGGTCGATTCAGTGTTAGATGTTGTCCGCAAAGAAGCTGAATCATGCGATTGTCTGCAAGGATTCCAGCTTACACACTCATTGGGAGGTGGTACCGGATCCGGTATGGGCACCCTCCTCATCTCAAAAATCCGCGAAGAATACCCAGACAGAATCATGAACACATACTCAGTTGTACCATCACCAAAAGTATCAGACACCGTTGTTGAACCCTACAATGCCACACTCTCAGTGCATCAGCTTGTCGAAAACACAGACGAAACCTACTGTATTGATAACGAAGCTCTCTACGATATCTGCTTTAGGACCCTCAAGCTGACAACCCCAACATACGGTGACTTGAACCATTTGGTGTCGCTGACAATGTCCGGAGTAACCACCTGCCTTCGTTTCCCTGGCCAGCTGAACGCTGATCTCCGTAAATTGGCTGTCAACATGGTACCTTTCCCACGTTTGCACTTCTTCATGCCCGGTTTTGCTCCATTAACATCAAGAGGATCCCAACAATACCGAGCACTGACTGTACCTGAGTTGACCCAACAAATGTTCGATGCCAAGAACATGATGGCTGCCTGCGATCCACGACATGGACGTTATTTGACTGTTGCCGCTATCTTCCGAGGACGTATGTCAATGAAGGAAGTCGACGAACAAATGCTTAATATCCAAAACAAGAACAGCAGCTACTTCGTCGAATGGATTCCAAATAACGTCAAGACAGCCGTGTGCGATATTCCACCAAGAGGACTGAAGATGTCTGCCACTTTCATTGGTAACTCGACTGCCATCCAGGAACTGTTCAAACGTATCTCAGAACAATTCACTGCTATGTTCCGTCGTAAGGCTTTCTTGCATTGGTACACCGGAGAGGGTATGGATGAGATGGAATTCACTGAAGCCGAAAGCAACATGAACGATTTGGTGTCCGAATACCAGCAATACCAAGAGGCCACTGCTGATGAAGACGCTGAGTTCGAGGAAGAACAAGAAGCCGAAGTTGATGAAAactaa
- the LOC129921165 gene encoding probable basic-leucine zipper transcription factor O, translating to MDKFGVPKKINRHVIKAVYDQEYDNMNFSNICNTVELTMKNNVPVANLQSAVRQSLRNLCKLGAVEKRGINYYRTSKNQEGHTEVPSKRIHTRIFKRTVQDEQKSTLNPNKRNRRALSEDSLSEDNTENSRKRLRTDKLLSRKGQQVYLPKVRIQKQEYQLSQTNELKQDWFSRNGSDLEDKMEHKEPFPSLHLEPQCSPGTFEAKMLQQSEFPKLYENNGNLLQSPNDIEHEIIDSETQNQEFPKCDDVIILFQNAKSNGSNESQSDEENEFKAHSENNQNKNNGNNEDNEHIALNSEPDNINDIGHRENIKDKSTEKMIEAKQSTKTIVEKSKED from the exons aTGGATAAATTTGgtgtaccaaaaaaaattaatcgccATGTCATCAAAGCCGTTTATGATCAAGAATATGATAACATGaacttttcaaatatttgtaATACAGTTGAATTAACCATGAAAAACAATGTTCCCGTGGCTAATCTTCAGAGTGCAGTAAGGCAATCACTGCGAAATTTATGCAAATTGGGTGCTGTTGAAAAGCGAGgaatcaattattatagaacATCTAAAAACCAAGAAGGACATACAGAAGTCCCCTCAAAGCGTATTCATACAAGAATATTTAAAAGAAca gtacaagatgaacaaaaaagtactttaaatccaaacaaacgAAATAGGCGGGCGCTAAGCGAGGATTCGCTTTCAGAAGACAATACAGAAAATTCTAGAAAACGCCTTCGCACAGACAAATTACTTTCCCGGAAAGGCCAACAAGTGTATTTGCCAAAGGTTCGAATACAAAAACAGGAATATCAATTAAGCCAAACAAATGAACTGAAACAAGATTGGTTTTCTCGTAATGGAAGTGATTTGGAAGATAAG atGGAACATAAAGAACCTTTTCCAAGCCTTCACTTAGAACCTCAATGTAGTCCTGGGACTTTTGAAGCGAAAATGTTGCAACAATCAGAATTTCCTAAATTATATGAGAACAATGGAAATTTGCTTCAATCACCTAATGATATTGAACATGAAATAATTGATTCCGAAACACAAAATCAAGAATTTCCGAAATGTGACGATGTTATCATCCTTTTTCAAAATGCCAAATCGAATGGATCAAACGAATCACAATCGGATGAAGAAAACGAATTCAAGGCCCATTcggaaaataatcaaaataaaaataatggaaATAACGAGGATAACGAACATATTGCATTAAATTCTGAACCAGACAACATAAACGATATAGGGCATCGCGAAAATATAAAAGATAAGTCCACGGAGAAAATGATTGAGGCAAAACAATCAACCAAGACTATAGTGGAAAAATCAAAAGAAGACTGA